In a genomic window of Salegentibacter salegens:
- a CDS encoding M1 family metallopeptidase translates to MKNLILMLAVFLTASNISCAQVLSNKEGNYTEADSLRGSLRAERAYDVQKYHLKLKVEPEKQFISGSNTISFIAEEELTTIQIDLFENMQVDSILQNDEVLAFERKHNAVFIELNDSVKAEEKGEIQFYYSGKPTVAKNAPWDGGFVWDKDDNGDHWIGVAVQGTGASLWYPNKDHQSDEPEEVQLDIAVPNGLMNVSNGQFLGEKDLGNGFTEWSWKTVNPINNYNVMINIANYEHFSDSYGDLKLDYYVLPYNLEKAKEQFKEVKPMMDCFYEKFGEYPFVEDGFKLIETPYLGMEHQSAVAYGNEYKMGYLGNDLSGTGIGLKWDYIIIHESGHEWYGNSITAKDIADMWIHEGFTSYSEAVYVECRWGKEEALEYLKGTRRGLGNNATIIGDYGVNNEGSGDMYFKGANLLNTIRSIYDNDELWWKTLKEYTETYKHQIIDTKTTENFFDKAIDVNLDPIFDQYLRHTDLPKLEFRKKEGKTQARWIADVEDFKMPIDILVDGKEIRITPTNQWQDLKENIALEKIKVNELEFYITSAYIR, encoded by the coding sequence ATGAAAAACTTAATTTTAATGCTGGCTGTTTTCCTTACGGCGTCCAATATTTCCTGCGCCCAGGTTTTGAGCAACAAAGAAGGTAACTATACTGAAGCCGATTCCCTTCGAGGATCGCTTAGAGCAGAACGAGCTTACGATGTTCAGAAATATCATTTAAAGCTTAAAGTTGAACCCGAAAAGCAATTTATTTCAGGTTCCAATACTATTAGCTTTATTGCTGAAGAGGAGCTCACTACTATTCAAATAGACCTTTTTGAAAATATGCAGGTAGATTCTATTCTTCAGAATGATGAAGTTTTAGCTTTTGAACGCAAACACAATGCAGTTTTTATCGAATTAAATGATTCAGTAAAAGCTGAAGAAAAAGGAGAAATTCAATTTTATTATTCCGGAAAACCAACCGTGGCTAAAAATGCGCCCTGGGATGGCGGTTTTGTTTGGGATAAAGATGATAATGGAGATCATTGGATAGGAGTTGCCGTGCAGGGCACCGGTGCCAGTCTTTGGTACCCAAATAAAGACCATCAAAGTGACGAGCCGGAAGAAGTTCAGTTAGATATCGCAGTTCCTAACGGATTAATGAATGTTTCTAACGGACAGTTTTTAGGTGAAAAAGATTTAGGAAATGGCTTTACCGAGTGGAGCTGGAAAACCGTAAATCCTATCAACAATTATAATGTGATGATCAACATTGCGAATTATGAGCATTTCTCTGATTCTTATGGTGATCTTAAGCTCGATTATTATGTTTTGCCTTACAACCTGGAAAAAGCTAAAGAGCAATTCAAAGAAGTTAAACCAATGATGGATTGTTTTTATGAAAAATTCGGGGAGTATCCTTTTGTGGAAGATGGATTCAAACTAATTGAAACTCCTTACCTCGGAATGGAACACCAAAGTGCCGTTGCCTATGGAAATGAGTATAAAATGGGTTATCTGGGTAATGATCTTTCCGGGACCGGTATTGGCTTAAAATGGGATTATATTATTATTCATGAATCGGGTCACGAATGGTATGGCAACAGTATTACCGCGAAAGATATTGCAGATATGTGGATTCACGAGGGCTTTACTTCCTATTCTGAAGCTGTCTATGTTGAGTGCCGCTGGGGAAAAGAAGAAGCTTTGGAATATCTTAAAGGAACCCGCCGCGGCCTTGGGAATAACGCAACAATTATTGGCGATTATGGTGTGAATAACGAAGGCTCGGGAGATATGTATTTTAAAGGCGCTAATTTATTAAATACCATTCGCAGTATTTATGACAACGATGAATTATGGTGGAAAACACTGAAAGAATACACCGAAACTTATAAACACCAGATCATCGATACTAAAACCACTGAAAATTTCTTTGATAAAGCTATCGATGTTAACCTCGATCCAATCTTTGATCAATATCTAAGACATACTGATCTACCTAAACTCGAATTTAGAAAAAAAGAAGGAAAAACCCAGGCAAGATGGATCGCTGATGTTGAAGATTTTAAAATGCCGATAGATATTTTGGTTGATGGAAAGGAAATTAGAATCACTCCTACCAATCAATGGCAAGATTTAAAAGAAAACATAGCCCTTGAAAAAATAAAAGTAAACGAACTGGAATTTTATATAACATCCGCTTATATAAGATAA
- a CDS encoding CAL67264 family membrane protein produces the protein MGMNKNTIFAWASFALFIIGAAIILLGVLKYRDYAIGFSVTGIGFFAISWAFNALKGRI, from the coding sequence ATGGGAATGAATAAAAATACCATTTTCGCCTGGGCATCTTTTGCTTTATTTATAATTGGCGCCGCTATAATTTTATTGGGAGTGCTTAAATACCGGGATTATGCGATTGGTTTCTCGGTTACAGGGATTGGGTTTTTTGCTATTTCCTGGGCGTTTAATGCGCTAAAAGGTAGAATTTAA
- a CDS encoding AMP-binding protein: MADKYKVPETHPDFRLNKRHYTNAELHLVAYSFIKEGEAFEEKIGSFLLDWIKPSKYVEVKTSGSTGKPKIIRIKKEHMINSAIATSRFFELPEKTTALLCLPATYIAGKMMLIRAMILGWQIDMVPPSSNPLDQVFKRYDFCAMTPFQLDNSVGRLHLIKKLIVGGGAVSPRLQKMVKEVSTKVYETYGMTETVTHIAAKRLNPSKNKKKSRPFKVLPNINISQDERGCLVIKAPKLSDEIITTNDVVEILTYKKFIWKGRIDNVINSGGIKLHPEQIEKKLSKIIAQRLFVTAMPDDSLGEKLVLFIENEFSEDFLEKLQKEISELSSLEKYERPKKIYFIEKFEETHTGKIHRENTFKSKVN; the protein is encoded by the coding sequence TGAATAAACGACATTATACCAATGCCGAACTTCATTTAGTGGCATATAGCTTTATAAAAGAAGGAGAGGCATTTGAAGAAAAAATAGGAAGTTTTCTATTAGATTGGATCAAGCCGTCTAAATATGTTGAGGTGAAAACCTCAGGTTCTACCGGGAAACCAAAAATTATAAGAATCAAAAAGGAGCACATGATCAACTCGGCCATTGCAACTTCCCGTTTCTTTGAATTACCCGAAAAAACTACCGCTCTATTATGTTTACCTGCCACTTATATTGCCGGAAAAATGATGCTAATTCGGGCAATGATACTCGGCTGGCAAATAGATATGGTTCCTCCATCCTCCAACCCTTTAGATCAGGTTTTTAAACGATACGATTTTTGCGCGATGACGCCTTTTCAGTTAGATAATTCGGTTGGGCGGTTGCATCTCATAAAAAAGCTCATTGTTGGAGGAGGAGCGGTTTCTCCAAGACTTCAAAAGATGGTAAAGGAAGTTAGTACCAAAGTTTATGAGACTTATGGAATGACTGAAACCGTTACCCATATTGCCGCAAAAAGATTGAATCCTTCAAAAAACAAGAAAAAATCACGTCCCTTTAAAGTTTTGCCGAATATTAATATTTCACAGGACGAGAGGGGTTGCTTAGTGATTAAAGCTCCTAAACTTTCAGACGAAATTATTACCACAAATGATGTGGTTGAAATACTTACCTACAAAAAGTTTATATGGAAAGGGAGAATAGATAATGTGATCAATTCTGGTGGAATAAAACTTCATCCCGAACAAATTGAAAAGAAGCTTTCTAAAATTATAGCTCAGCGCTTGTTTGTAACAGCAATGCCAGATGATTCTCTCGGTGAAAAACTGGTATTGTTTATTGAAAATGAGTTTTCAGAAGATTTTCTTGAAAAATTGCAGAAAGAGATTAGTGAATTAAGTAGCCTTGAGAAATATGAACGGCCCAAAAAAATCTATTTTATAGAAAAATTTGAAGAAACCCATACCGGGAAAATTCACAGAGAAAATACCTTTAAAAGTAAGGTGAATTAA
- a CDS encoding M24 family metallopeptidase: MYQLFLLIGLLSVLNTSAQILPERERARLVNEILSDKFENLLPGLMDNAAIDMWIVISREYNEDPVLRTMLPATWLNARRRTILVFHRNKEIDSLERLAVARYEVGESIEAAWDPEKQPEQWKALIDIIETRDPQRIALNFSKNYGLADGLVKTDSEEFLDYLPGTYKNRLVSGEELAVGWIETRTQMEMELYPQLVEITKNIIREAFSEKVIIPGETTTEDVVWWMRQKVTELGLETWFHPSVSIQRDEEALEDHILAFSSNKEGKVIYRGDLVHCDFGITYLRLNTDCQQMAYVLKQGETEAPQFLEKAFEKANQLQDILTGNFETGKSGNQILSESLNQAREEGLKPMIYTHPLGLYGHSAGTTIGMWDSQEGVPGSGKYPLNENTVYAIELNTSVFLEEWNQEIRIMLEEAGFWGAEGFLYVNGRQEELILIPSK, translated from the coding sequence ATGTATCAACTATTCTTATTAATTGGGCTGCTGAGTGTTTTAAATACTTCGGCTCAAATTCTTCCTGAGCGTGAAAGAGCCAGGCTTGTAAATGAAATTCTTAGCGACAAATTTGAAAACCTTCTGCCCGGTTTAATGGACAATGCGGCGATAGATATGTGGATTGTTATTTCCCGGGAATACAATGAAGATCCCGTATTGCGCACAATGTTACCAGCCACCTGGTTGAATGCCAGGCGGCGAACTATTCTTGTATTTCACAGAAATAAAGAAATCGATTCTTTGGAAAGACTTGCCGTGGCTCGTTATGAGGTGGGAGAAAGTATTGAAGCCGCCTGGGATCCAGAAAAACAACCTGAACAGTGGAAGGCACTTATTGATATTATAGAAACAAGAGATCCGCAACGAATTGCACTGAATTTTTCAAAAAATTATGGTTTGGCCGATGGATTGGTAAAAACCGACTCTGAAGAATTCCTGGATTATTTACCAGGCACTTATAAAAACCGACTTGTTTCCGGGGAAGAGTTAGCAGTAGGATGGATTGAAACCAGAACCCAGATGGAAATGGAGCTTTATCCTCAGTTGGTTGAAATAACTAAAAATATTATCAGGGAAGCTTTCAGTGAAAAGGTAATTATTCCGGGGGAAACCACCACCGAGGATGTGGTGTGGTGGATGCGGCAAAAAGTTACCGAACTTGGCTTGGAAACCTGGTTTCATCCAAGCGTTTCTATTCAGCGGGACGAAGAAGCTCTGGAAGATCATATTTTGGCATTTTCCTCAAACAAAGAAGGAAAGGTGATTTACCGGGGAGATTTGGTTCACTGTGATTTTGGAATTACTTATTTAAGATTGAATACAGACTGCCAGCAAATGGCGTATGTGCTTAAACAAGGTGAAACCGAAGCTCCTCAATTTCTTGAAAAGGCCTTTGAAAAGGCTAACCAACTTCAGGATATTTTAACCGGAAATTTTGAAACTGGAAAATCTGGAAACCAAATTCTTTCAGAGAGTTTAAATCAGGCCAGGGAAGAAGGCTTAAAACCTATGATTTATACTCATCCTTTGGGTTTATACGGTCATTCTGCCGGGACAACTATAGGGATGTGGGATTCACAGGAAGGTGTGCCAGGAAGCGGAAAATATCCGTTAAATGAAAACACAGTGTACGCAATAGAACTCAATACCAGCGTATTCCTGGAAGAATGGAATCAGGAAATTCGAATAATGTTAGAAGAAGCTGGATTTTGGGGTGCTGAGGGTTTTCTATATGTAAACGGCAGGCAGGAAGAATTAATACTTATCCCATCGAAATAA
- a CDS encoding acyl-CoA carboxylase subunit beta, giving the protein MNMKFNKNEDHNKLLVSSLNHKLKKVKLGGGEKRIEKHHAKGKMTARERIDFLLDGKSNAIEIGAFAGEGMYEEHGGCPSGGVVVKIGYVSGKQCIVVANDATVKAGAWFPITGKKNLRAQEIAIENRLPIIYLVDSAGVYLPMQDEIFPDKEHFGRIFRNNAVMSSMGITQIAAVMGSCVAGGAYLPIMSDEAIIVEKTGSIFLAGSYLVKAAIGESVDNETLGGATTHSEISGVTDYKAKDDKDALTRIKNIMDKMGDFDKAGFSHKKAVKPKENQEDIYGILPKKRSDQYDVREIISRLVDGSEFEEYKEGYGQTIITGYARIDGWAVGIVANQRKIVKTKKGEMQFGGVIYSDSADKATRFIANCNQKKIPLVFLQDVTGFMVGSKSEHGGIIKDGAKMVSAVSNSVVPKFTIIMGNSYGAGNYAMCGKAYDPRLIAAWPSAELAVMGGTQAAKVLAQIETAAMEKKGEKVDEEKEKEVFEAIKSRYDEQTSPYYAAARMWTDAVIDPLDTRKWISMGIEAANHAPIEKDFNLGVIQT; this is encoded by the coding sequence ATGAATATGAAATTCAATAAAAATGAGGATCATAATAAACTATTGGTTTCTTCATTGAATCATAAACTTAAAAAAGTAAAACTTGGTGGTGGAGAAAAGCGCATCGAGAAACACCACGCCAAAGGGAAAATGACCGCCCGCGAACGAATCGATTTTTTGCTCGACGGCAAATCGAATGCTATAGAAATAGGAGCTTTTGCCGGGGAAGGAATGTACGAAGAACACGGGGGTTGCCCCTCGGGCGGCGTGGTCGTGAAAATTGGTTATGTTTCAGGCAAACAGTGTATTGTTGTGGCTAATGATGCCACCGTAAAAGCAGGCGCCTGGTTTCCCATTACCGGAAAGAAAAACTTACGCGCGCAGGAAATCGCTATAGAAAACAGACTTCCAATCATCTATTTAGTAGACAGCGCCGGGGTGTATTTACCAATGCAAGACGAAATATTTCCGGATAAAGAACACTTCGGAAGAATTTTTAGAAATAATGCCGTGATGAGCAGTATGGGAATCACCCAAATTGCTGCGGTAATGGGCAGTTGTGTAGCCGGTGGTGCTTACCTCCCAATTATGAGTGATGAAGCAATTATTGTTGAAAAAACCGGAAGTATTTTTCTTGCGGGGAGTTATCTCGTAAAAGCTGCGATTGGCGAATCTGTAGATAACGAAACCCTGGGTGGCGCTACTACACATTCTGAAATTAGCGGAGTAACAGATTATAAGGCGAAAGATGATAAAGACGCGCTTACCCGTATAAAAAATATTATGGATAAAATGGGCGATTTTGATAAAGCCGGATTTAGTCATAAAAAAGCCGTAAAACCAAAAGAAAATCAGGAAGATATCTACGGAATTCTTCCTAAAAAACGCAGCGACCAATACGATGTTCGGGAAATTATTTCCCGCCTGGTAGATGGCTCAGAATTTGAAGAATATAAGGAAGGTTATGGCCAAACCATTATCACCGGCTACGCAAGGATAGATGGTTGGGCCGTGGGTATAGTTGCTAATCAGCGTAAAATTGTAAAGACCAAAAAAGGAGAAATGCAGTTTGGCGGAGTGATCTATTCAGATTCGGCTGATAAAGCCACTCGTTTTATTGCAAACTGCAACCAGAAAAAAATTCCGTTGGTTTTTCTTCAGGATGTTACCGGGTTTATGGTAGGCAGTAAAAGCGAACACGGCGGCATTATTAAAGACGGTGCTAAAATGGTTAGCGCAGTTAGCAATTCGGTAGTACCAAAATTCACAATTATTATGGGGAATTCGTACGGCGCGGGAAATTACGCTATGTGCGGAAAAGCTTACGATCCAAGACTTATCGCAGCCTGGCCTAGTGCAGAACTTGCAGTTATGGGTGGCACACAAGCAGCAAAAGTTTTAGCGCAAATAGAAACCGCCGCAATGGAGAAAAAAGGGGAAAAAGTTGATGAGGAAAAAGAAAAAGAAGTTTTTGAGGCGATAAAATCACGTTATGATGAACAAACTTCGCCTTATTACGCTGCAGCCCGTATGTGGACAGACGCTGTAATAGATCCTTTAGACACCAGGAAATGGATATCTATGGGGATTGAAGCTGCCAATCACGCGCCAATTGAAAAAGATTTTAATTTAGGAGTGATCCAAACATAA
- a CDS encoding DinB family protein, with translation MSNSTSKEQLVKHLEGGEAFMALEDFIDKIPFEKLGEKPHNLPYSFYELFYHISFAQKDILEYATSKAYKSSKWPDDYWPKNSAPQTEEAWEKLKKDYFKDREDFKAFILDAENEINLPVKNSENHTLLREIMLVIEHTAYHTGQMLLILRLLGLYK, from the coding sequence ATGTCAAATTCCACAAGCAAAGAGCAATTAGTTAAGCATTTAGAAGGTGGGGAGGCTTTTATGGCTTTAGAAGACTTTATCGATAAAATTCCTTTTGAAAAATTAGGAGAGAAGCCTCATAATTTACCCTATTCTTTTTACGAACTTTTTTATCATATCTCTTTTGCTCAAAAAGATATTTTGGAATATGCTACTTCCAAAGCTTATAAAAGCTCAAAATGGCCCGATGATTACTGGCCAAAGAATTCAGCTCCTCAAACCGAGGAAGCCTGGGAAAAATTAAAGAAAGATTATTTTAAAGATAGAGAGGATTTTAAAGCTTTTATTTTAGATGCTGAAAATGAAATAAATCTTCCGGTTAAAAACTCTGAAAATCATACTTTACTAAGGGAAATTATGCTGGTAATTGAGCATACGGCATATCATACTGGGCAAATGTTACTCATCTTGCGCTTACTTGGGCTTTATAAATAA